From Solea solea chromosome 20, fSolSol10.1, whole genome shotgun sequence, one genomic window encodes:
- the LOC131447494 gene encoding uncharacterized protein LOC131447494 encodes MDFLVSATVDLTVYHDEAKVRELFRSHDFVTTDVSRGQLSVEGSFLKLKAVKAHLEQLDSQIQTEMPPLGSSSRVQSVSSGAISKSYTNKSSPGSGDNTGRFWSGDDPLHVSPPSSNTRSDSTSSEQRNSFSPGAVQHTSVRRGSHESFVVDVDVYHYAAQIKRKDFDSIVENHKVQIIVRQFADNANITLQGRNAKMAANELQRLLKGLNSSLRTQEVLLKDMNHEGKVLLQRIQKNNNIQDTVLVCEMSDRLRLIGPSSESYEVKQELLGRPVQQSQRAGRTLEKKSRWRSRSLPPINRQNNEREGGAFAQPSPVGAVGYSPSQEVVKVRQETGARPGQSVALRRVHSETRGRKTEEKTNVPVQAKENKLKIPNYKQLLVLKNNVKQKFKSLRK; translated from the coding sequence atggATTTCCTTGTGTCGGCCACGGTGGATCTGACTGTTTACCACGATGAGGCCAAAGTGCGAGAACTCttcaggtcacatgactttgTGACGACAGATGTGAGCAGAGGTCAGTTGTCTGTCGAGGGATCATTTTTGAAGCTCAAAGCTGTGAAGGCCCATTTGGAGCAGCTTGATTCTCAAATCCAGACCGAGATGCCTCCTCTGGGCTCATCTTCTCGAGTCCAGTCGGTTTCCTCTGGAGCGATTTCCAAATCCTACACCAACAAGAGCAGTCCAGGCTCAGGTGATAACACAGGCAGGTTTTGGTCTGGAGACGACCCTCTGCACGTTTCTCCACCGTCGTCAAACACTCGCAGTGATTCAACCTCTTCAGAGCAGAGAAATTCCTTTTCTCCTGGAGCAGTTCAACATACTTCAGTCAGACGTGGAAGTCATGAGTCGTTTGTAGTTGATGTAGACGTGTACCATTACGCAGCGCAGATCAAGAGGAAAGACTTTGACTCTATTGTAGAGAACCACAAAGTTCAGATCATAGTGCGTCAATTTGCCGATAACGCAAACATCACTCTACAGGGGAGGAACGCAAAGATGGCCGCCAATGAACTCCAGAGGCTCCTGAAGGGTCTGAACAGTTCActccgcacacaggaagttctCCTGAAGGACATGAATCATGAAGGCAAAGTGCTTCTGCAGAGgattcagaaaaacaacaacattcaggACACGGTGCTCGTGTGTGAGATGAGCGACAGACTTCGCCTCATCGGGCCGTCGAGCGAGAGTTACGAGGTGAAGCAGGAGCTGCTGGGGAGACCGGTCCAGCAGTCGCAGCGTGCGGGGAGAACGCTCGAGAAGAAATCCAGGTGGAGGAGCCGCTCTCTGCCACCAATCAACCGACAGAACAATGAAAGAGAAGGCGGGGCCTTTGCTCAGCCATCACCTGTAGGTGCTGTAGGATACTCGCCGTCACAGGAAGTTGTCAAAGTCAGGCAGGAAACAGGAGCTCGTCCTGGTCAAAGTGTAGCTTTGAGGAGAGTCCACTCTGAGACGCGTGgaaggaaaacagaagaaaagacCAACGTTCCTGTTCAAGCGAAGgaaaacaaacttaaaattccaaattaCAAGCAGTTACTAGTTTTAAAgaacaatgtaaaacaaaagtttaaaagtttgaGGAAATGA